The Candidatus Nitrosymbiomonas proteolyticus genome has a segment encoding these proteins:
- a CDS encoding type I restriction enzyme R protein has product MSSQFTFLESEFPEIFESAQRAEETACSDPRAACFYARRALELAVNWAYEHDASLQLPYREDLSALIHEPTFRIGRVASASRLRDRP; this is encoded by the coding sequence ATGAGTTCGCAGTTCACTTTCCTCGAGTCCGAGTTTCCGGAGATCTTCGAATCCGCCCAACGTGCGGAGGAAACAGCGTGCTCGGACCCCAGGGCGGCCTGCTTCTATGCTAGACGAGCCCTGGAACTAGCCGTGAACTGGGCTTACGAGCACGATGCGAGCCTTCAACTCCCCTACCGCGAGGACCTAAGCGCCCTGATCCACGAGCCTACGTTCCGCATCGGGCGGGTCGCAAGCGCGTCCCGTTTGCGGGATCGCCCTTGA
- a CDS encoding UMP kinase translates to MQRRQELRRVLIKLSGEALAGGVGFGLDPDTLKYIACEIAEVHALGVQVAIVVGGGNFVRGEAFAGSGSVDRTAGDQMGMLATIINALALQSAIEASGVPTRVQSAINVSEVCEPFIRRRAMRHLERGRVVVFAAGTGNPYFTTDTAAVLRALEVEADCLLKATKVDGVYNKDPKKNSDAVRFEELSFSDAIDARLAVMDQTAFTMCREHNLSVIVLDFHQKGALARAARGETVGTLVGAD, encoded by the coding sequence ATGCAACGACGTCAGGAACTTCGGCGAGTGCTCATCAAACTTTCCGGCGAGGCGCTCGCCGGTGGCGTCGGCTTTGGCTTGGACCCTGACACCCTCAAGTACATCGCCTGCGAAATCGCCGAAGTCCACGCGCTCGGCGTTCAGGTGGCGATCGTCGTTGGCGGGGGCAACTTCGTCCGCGGTGAGGCGTTCGCGGGAAGCGGCTCTGTCGATCGCACAGCCGGCGACCAGATGGGGATGCTCGCGACGATCATCAACGCGCTCGCCCTGCAATCCGCGATTGAGGCGAGCGGGGTCCCCACACGGGTTCAGAGCGCGATCAACGTTTCCGAGGTGTGCGAGCCCTTCATTCGGAGGCGCGCGATGCGGCATCTCGAACGGGGCCGGGTCGTGGTGTTTGCGGCGGGAACAGGAAACCCCTACTTTACGACCGACACTGCGGCGGTCCTTCGGGCGCTCGAAGTCGAGGCGGATTGTCTCCTCAAAGCGACCAAGGTGGACGGAGTCTACAACAAGGACCCCAAGAAGAACTCCGATGCGGTTCGCTTCGAAGAATTAAGCTTCAGCGATGCCATCGACGCTCGTCTGGCTGTGATGGATCAAACGGCGTTCACGATGTGCAGGGAACACAATCTCTCGGTAATCGTATTAGACTTTCATCAGAAGGGTGCCTTGGCGCGCGCTGCGCGAGGCGAAACCGTCGGAACACTGGTAGGAGCGGATTGA
- a CDS encoding ribosome recycling factor encodes MSVNEILKDADHRMDQSIESMKHDFQSIRTGRANPLVLERVKVDYYGVECPINQVANVTVPEPRQLMVTPFERNMLGPIEKAIQKSDLGINPLNDGQCLRLNFPQMTEDRRKEMVRQVNARAEQACVAIRNVRRDAIEHLKALEKSKELSEDELKRHEHKVQEMTDKHIANVHELQKRKDEELMEV; translated from the coding sequence ATGAGCGTAAACGAGATTCTCAAGGATGCTGACCACCGGATGGATCAGTCGATCGAGTCGATGAAGCACGATTTTCAGAGCATTCGAACAGGACGCGCCAATCCCTTGGTCCTCGAAAGGGTCAAAGTGGACTACTACGGCGTCGAATGCCCGATCAATCAGGTCGCCAACGTGACCGTCCCTGAACCCAGACAGTTGATGGTCACGCCGTTCGAGCGCAACATGCTCGGCCCGATCGAGAAGGCAATTCAAAAGAGCGACCTTGGCATCAATCCCCTCAACGATGGGCAATGCCTGCGACTCAACTTCCCCCAGATGACCGAGGATCGGCGCAAAGAGATGGTAAGGCAAGTCAACGCTCGCGCGGAGCAAGCCTGTGTCGCCATCCGCAACGTCCGCCGCGATGCCATCGAGCACCTCAAGGCCCTTGAGAAGTCGAAGGAACTCAGCGAAGACGAACTCAAGCGCCACGAACATAAAGTCCAGGAAATGACCGACAAGCACATCGCCAACGTCCACGAGCTTCAAAAGCGCAAGGACGAAGAGCTTATGGAGGTCTGA
- a CDS encoding hypothetical conserved protein — MSVEILMPELGESVHEATVTRWLKKEGDQVKEDEPVVEIMTDKVNTELPAPATGVLSKIIVPEGGSVQVFAPMGIIEEGNGQASAKAEPKAEPEQAAPQPASAPEVTPPQLQQPEPTSEREGQRKWYSPVVRSIAKAEGVTESELAGIRGRGASGRVTKKDLEDYLASGRKAAVRPAAPLGLDKAPADLKAGPGQEIVPLVGMRKMIAEAMMRANAVPTVSTVIQVDVTPLVNFRTANKDSFQAQYGVKLTYTPFFLRALCEAITEFPMLNASLQGDQLVKNSAVHMGVAVALGSKGDEGLIVPVIRDCHALSLVEIAKALDEIAEKARNNQLQVEDVQGGTFTLTNPGSYGALFGTPMINAPQAAIAGTYGIQKVPVIVDDMIAIRSMMYLVLTYDHRIIDGLLAGRFLQRVKKTLEEFSFFK; from the coding sequence ATGTCTGTCGAGATCCTCATGCCCGAACTGGGCGAGTCCGTGCATGAAGCAACCGTCACCCGATGGCTCAAGAAAGAGGGCGACCAGGTGAAGGAGGACGAGCCGGTCGTCGAGATCATGACCGACAAGGTCAACACCGAGCTTCCAGCGCCCGCCACGGGCGTGCTCTCGAAGATCATCGTGCCCGAAGGGGGGTCGGTGCAAGTGTTCGCTCCGATGGGGATCATCGAGGAGGGCAACGGACAGGCGTCGGCCAAGGCCGAACCGAAAGCCGAGCCAGAGCAGGCAGCGCCCCAACCGGCCTCAGCGCCCGAGGTAACGCCGCCGCAGCTCCAGCAACCTGAGCCCACCTCGGAAAGGGAAGGGCAGCGCAAGTGGTATTCGCCGGTGGTGCGCTCGATCGCCAAGGCGGAAGGGGTCACCGAATCGGAACTCGCGGGCATTCGGGGCCGTGGCGCAAGCGGCCGCGTCACCAAGAAGGACCTGGAAGACTATCTCGCGTCGGGCCGGAAGGCGGCAGTTCGACCGGCTGCTCCGCTTGGGCTGGACAAGGCGCCCGCCGACCTCAAGGCGGGTCCGGGCCAAGAGATCGTGCCGCTCGTCGGCATGAGGAAAATGATCGCCGAAGCCATGATGCGAGCCAACGCGGTGCCCACGGTCAGCACGGTGATCCAAGTCGACGTGACTCCCCTCGTGAACTTCCGCACGGCCAACAAAGACTCGTTCCAGGCTCAATACGGTGTCAAACTCACCTACACGCCGTTCTTTCTCCGGGCGCTCTGCGAGGCGATAACCGAGTTTCCGATGCTCAACGCGAGCCTTCAAGGCGACCAGCTTGTGAAGAACTCGGCGGTTCACATGGGCGTTGCGGTGGCTTTGGGGAGCAAGGGCGACGAGGGGCTCATTGTGCCGGTCATTCGCGATTGCCACGCGCTTTCTTTGGTGGAAATCGCCAAGGCTCTCGACGAGATCGCCGAAAAGGCTCGCAACAACCAACTCCAGGTGGAAGATGTCCAGGGCGGCACGTTCACCCTGACCAATCCCGGCAGCTACGGGGCTTTGTTCGGAACGCCGATGATCAACGCGCCGCAGGCCGCAATCGCCGGGACCTACGGCATTCAGAAGGTCCCCGTGATCGTGGACGACATGATCGCGATCCGGTCGATGATGTACCTGGTCTTGACCTACGACCACCGAATCATCGACGGACTCTTGGCGGGGCGGTTCCTGCAGCGCGTCAAGAAAACTCTCGAAGAGTTCAGCTTCTTCAAGTAG
- a CDS encoding leucyl/phenylalanyl-tRNA--protein transferase: protein MRPELTTWEMRYGYLCGAFVMGDAAGELNWYKPDRRALFPIEGARVSRTLRAVLRRRAFEVAADRRFEDVVRGCLREADNWITEGLIRAYVQAHIEGWAHSVEVYQGERLVGGLFGLAIGSVFSAESMFHAETNASKVALVEAVHLCRSFGFQVFDAQIPNPHLESMGSFDISQEEYESLLARWGRVRTPWDRCPFDL, encoded by the coding sequence ATGCGGCCCGAACTCACGACCTGGGAAATGCGGTACGGCTATCTCTGCGGAGCGTTCGTCATGGGCGATGCGGCGGGTGAGTTGAACTGGTACAAACCCGACCGCAGGGCGCTTTTTCCGATCGAAGGCGCGCGGGTCTCGCGGACTCTCAGAGCGGTGCTCCGTCGCCGGGCGTTCGAGGTTGCCGCCGACCGCAGGTTCGAAGACGTGGTGCGCGGGTGTCTGAGAGAGGCCGACAACTGGATCACGGAGGGGCTGATCCGGGCCTACGTGCAAGCGCATATCGAAGGCTGGGCGCACTCGGTCGAGGTCTACCAGGGGGAACGGCTCGTCGGGGGCCTCTTCGGCCTCGCCATCGGCTCCGTTTTCTCGGCGGAATCGATGTTCCATGCCGAAACCAACGCGTCCAAGGTCGCACTGGTCGAGGCCGTTCACCTCTGCCGCTCATTCGGGTTCCAGGTGTTCGACGCCCAGATCCCCAACCCGCATCTGGAGTCGATGGGCTCATTCGACATCTCGCAAGAGGAGTACGAGTCGCTGCTCGCGCGGTGGGGAAGAGTGCGAACCCCCTGGGATCGCTGCCCCTTCGACCTGTAG
- a CDS encoding GNAT family N-acetyltransferase, with protein MAKLAIQSIEARKSLLSDLDSVRKLFLEYEAELGVDLCFQGFEEELSSLPGKYAEPRGAILLALEGEEPAGVVALRPLGETECEMKRLYVRPAFRGSGAGRLLAGAIVESAKAKGYGAMVLDTLERLQPAIRLYESLGFRRCEPYYSNPEPDVVFMRLELGAT; from the coding sequence GTGGCTAAGCTCGCGATCCAATCGATCGAAGCGCGGAAGTCGCTCCTTTCCGACCTTGACTCCGTCCGCAAGCTATTTCTCGAATACGAAGCCGAGCTTGGGGTCGATCTCTGCTTCCAGGGCTTTGAGGAAGAGCTAAGTTCCTTGCCCGGTAAGTACGCGGAGCCCCGCGGCGCGATTCTGCTGGCGCTGGAAGGCGAAGAGCCAGCGGGGGTCGTGGCGCTCCGGCCCTTGGGCGAGACGGAGTGCGAGATGAAGAGGCTCTATGTCCGCCCCGCGTTTCGGGGATCAGGCGCGGGACGCCTGCTCGCGGGGGCTATCGTCGAGTCGGCGAAGGCAAAGGGCTATGGGGCGATGGTGCTCGATACGCTGGAGAGACTCCAGCCAGCGATTCGACTCTACGAGAGCCTTGGATTTCGGCGGTGCGAGCCGTACTACTCCAACCCCGAACCGGACGTGGTATTCATGCGGCTCGAACTCGGCGCTACTTGA
- a CDS encoding UDP pyrophosphate synthase, whose amino-acid sequence MAQSTASGGASRFDSEPLRLAAEMGLDLERLPAHVAVIMDGNGRWAQKRGLERLLGHREGYRVLRRVLLDCSELGIEFLTVYAFSAENWRRPESEVSGLFSLIERAARDELRVMHQNRVRIRVAGDLQALPKGLQDALREGIETTRENAGITFTLALNYGGRAEIVEAIRKIVRAGSPPEDVTEELVGASLYNPDIPDPDLVIRTAGERRWSNFLLWQAAYSELFVCPEPWPEFSTRSLVTALCDFQNRERKFGGLEPSSE is encoded by the coding sequence TTGGCCCAATCCACCGCTTCCGGCGGCGCGTCCCGGTTCGATTCGGAACCCCTCAGGCTGGCCGCCGAAATGGGGCTGGACCTCGAACGCCTGCCTGCTCATGTGGCGGTCATCATGGACGGCAACGGGCGCTGGGCGCAAAAGCGCGGCCTTGAACGGCTTCTGGGGCATCGCGAGGGCTACCGAGTGTTGCGGCGAGTGTTGCTCGATTGCAGCGAACTAGGCATCGAGTTTCTCACGGTCTACGCGTTCTCGGCTGAGAACTGGAGACGCCCTGAGAGCGAGGTTTCCGGGCTGTTCTCCCTCATCGAACGGGCAGCGAGAGACGAGCTGCGGGTCATGCACCAGAACCGCGTTCGCATTCGCGTTGCCGGCGACCTCCAGGCCCTCCCCAAAGGGCTGCAAGATGCGCTCCGAGAGGGCATCGAGACCACGCGCGAAAACGCAGGGATCACGTTCACGCTGGCGCTGAACTACGGGGGACGCGCAGAGATCGTCGAGGCGATCCGAAAGATCGTCCGGGCCGGAAGTCCGCCCGAGGACGTGACCGAGGAACTCGTCGGCGCGAGCCTCTACAACCCCGACATCCCCGATCCGGACCTCGTCATCCGAACCGCCGGAGAACGCAGGTGGAGCAACTTCCTCCTTTGGCAGGCTGCGTATTCGGAGCTGTTCGTTTGTCCCGAACCCTGGCCCGAATTCTCGACCCGGAGCCTCGTTACCGCGCTCTGTGATTTTCAGAATCGTGAGCGAAAATTTGGCGGGTTGGAACCCAGTTCCGAGTAG
- a CDS encoding DNA polymerase III subunit beta, translating to MSLKVECQKEELAEALQLASTASRSNSPKFALKSLRLGAESGLITVLGCDGEMWVERDLACEVIESGGVLVDAKFITSLVSAMPSGQVALELLVEDGMRVQQGSAEYKVLSSDPQDFPEPPDFGGEGELTLKFSQLQDALDSVLYAVTTDPHRAILTGVQVSYDGATLKLVATDTHRLAVRTIAQEGMGSSLSVVIPDRALRAIRSLPVGADDDVTIRFGMGRLGVEAGGARVVAQMLSGAYPNWERVVPSEFSRTWQVERDQLIDSLKRAMIIASESANRVKFSGSGDSLVLTAKSEELGEAKEEIPMIADNGQIEVAFNGRYVLDCIQQIRGPGIRFELTESTRPGVIRPAEDGDDYFCVIMPMSLT from the coding sequence ATGTCACTCAAGGTCGAATGTCAAAAGGAAGAACTGGCCGAAGCTCTGCAACTGGCCAGCACCGCCTCGCGTTCCAACTCACCGAAGTTCGCGCTGAAGAGCCTGCGCCTGGGCGCTGAATCGGGCCTGATTACGGTGTTGGGATGCGATGGGGAGATGTGGGTCGAGCGAGACCTGGCTTGTGAGGTGATTGAGAGCGGCGGCGTGCTCGTCGACGCGAAGTTCATCACGAGCCTGGTCAGCGCGATGCCCTCGGGTCAAGTGGCTCTGGAATTACTCGTCGAGGACGGGATGCGAGTCCAGCAGGGAAGCGCCGAATATAAGGTCCTTTCCAGCGATCCCCAGGACTTCCCGGAGCCTCCCGACTTTGGGGGCGAAGGCGAGCTCACCCTGAAGTTCTCGCAACTGCAAGACGCGCTGGATTCGGTGCTGTATGCCGTGACGACCGACCCGCATCGGGCCATCCTCACCGGCGTACAAGTCTCCTATGATGGGGCGACGCTGAAGCTTGTCGCCACCGACACCCACCGACTTGCGGTGCGCACGATCGCTCAAGAAGGGATGGGCTCGTCGCTTTCTGTGGTAATTCCCGACCGAGCGCTTCGGGCCATTCGCAGTCTGCCTGTGGGGGCCGATGACGATGTGACGATACGGTTTGGGATGGGAAGGTTGGGGGTCGAGGCTGGCGGCGCGAGAGTCGTCGCCCAGATGCTCTCGGGGGCCTACCCGAATTGGGAGCGCGTCGTGCCTTCCGAGTTCAGCCGGACGTGGCAAGTCGAGCGGGACCAGCTCATCGACTCCCTCAAGCGCGCCATGATTATCGCTTCGGAGTCGGCGAACCGGGTCAAGTTCTCAGGTTCGGGCGATTCCCTGGTCCTGACTGCAAAGAGCGAAGAACTCGGCGAAGCCAAGGAAGAGATCCCGATGATTGCGGACAACGGGCAGATCGAGGTTGCATTCAACGGTCGATACGTCTTGGATTGCATTCAGCAAATCAGGGGCCCGGGGATTCGATTCGAGCTGACGGAGAGCACGCGCCCGGGCGTGATCCGGCCGGCGGAAGACGGCGATGACTACTTCTGCGTGATCATGCCGATGTCGCTGACGTAG
- a CDS encoding 30S ribosomal protein S2, translating into MAQLSMKELLESGVHFGHQTRRWNPKMKRYIYGARNGIYIVDLHQTIKLFEDALEFVKSIVEDNGTILFVGTKKQAQSAVKEAAQRSGQYWVNERWLGGMLTNWKTIQLRVQRLKELDRMEEDGYLARLPKKEMLKRREERDKLNRYLEGIRDMDRMPSCLVVIDVNKEAIAIHEARKLDIPIVAIVDTNCDPDLVDYVIPGNDDAIRAIRLVAGKIAEAILEAKAIDEGLTEGTLTPEGEAVDEAIVFGDVEEELLRAFSGDSGGASSAQAQPAGEVAVAEAAPEPAPAEAAEEEAGSDLDDLDEESI; encoded by the coding sequence TTGGCGCAACTCAGCATGAAAGAACTGCTGGAGTCGGGTGTGCATTTCGGCCACCAGACCCGGCGGTGGAACCCCAAGATGAAGCGATACATCTATGGGGCTCGCAACGGAATCTATATCGTCGATCTCCATCAGACGATCAAGCTCTTCGAAGACGCGCTCGAATTCGTCAAAAGCATCGTCGAAGACAACGGCACGATCCTTTTCGTCGGAACGAAAAAGCAGGCTCAGTCTGCGGTCAAAGAAGCCGCACAGCGCAGCGGCCAGTACTGGGTCAACGAGCGGTGGCTCGGCGGGATGCTCACGAACTGGAAGACCATTCAGCTTCGCGTCCAGCGGCTGAAGGAGCTCGACCGGATGGAGGAAGACGGCTACTTGGCCCGACTCCCTAAGAAGGAGATGCTCAAGCGGCGGGAAGAGCGAGACAAGCTGAACCGGTATCTCGAAGGCATCCGAGACATGGACCGCATGCCCTCATGCCTTGTCGTCATCGACGTCAACAAAGAGGCGATTGCCATCCACGAGGCTCGAAAGCTCGACATCCCGATCGTCGCCATCGTCGACACGAACTGTGACCCCGACCTCGTCGACTACGTGATCCCAGGGAACGACGACGCCATTCGAGCGATTCGGCTCGTTGCAGGAAAGATCGCTGAGGCCATCCTTGAAGCGAAGGCGATCGACGAAGGACTCACCGAAGGGACCTTGACCCCAGAAGGCGAGGCCGTCGATGAGGCGATCGTGTTCGGTGACGTAGAAGAGGAGTTGCTCCGAGCGTTCTCAGGCGATTCCGGAGGCGCGAGTTCGGCGCAAGCCCAGCCGGCAGGCGAAGTCGCCGTTGCCGAAGCTGCCCCAGAGCCGGCGCCGGCGGAAGCCGCCGAGGAAGAGGCCGGGAGCGATCTGGACGACTTGGACGAGGAAAGTATCTGA
- a CDS encoding branched chain amino acid aminotransferase apoenzyme, with product MPKLVWLNGAVQPLESARVSAADHAHLYGDGLFEGIRFYKRKVFKLDEHLERLYHGTSYMGYPMKMSVEELRSTILDVCKQADMEDGYIRLNVTRGTGLGLDPKSIPPEPNVMVMVSTLNLYPPELFETGLTVMTSPIRVIPPDSLDPRLKCIGRYASNILAKQYANRIGAGDGLMLNHQGYVAEGTGNNVFLVQKGVVRTPHPASGILKGITRDTVIGHAEEAGIEVREELLTPFDFYAADEAFFTGTATEVIPMISLDGNKIGCGRPGEVTLELMRRFRKATETGTAF from the coding sequence ATGCCTAAGCTCGTTTGGCTGAACGGCGCTGTTCAGCCGCTGGAATCTGCAAGGGTAAGCGCCGCGGACCACGCCCACCTCTACGGAGACGGGCTCTTCGAAGGAATCAGGTTCTATAAGCGCAAGGTCTTCAAGCTCGACGAGCACTTGGAACGCCTCTACCACGGAACCTCCTACATGGGCTATCCCATGAAGATGTCCGTCGAGGAGTTGAGGTCGACCATCCTCGATGTCTGCAAGCAAGCCGACATGGAGGACGGGTACATCCGGCTCAACGTCACTCGCGGCACCGGCTTGGGTCTCGACCCCAAGAGCATCCCGCCGGAGCCGAACGTCATGGTGATGGTGTCCACTCTCAACCTCTACCCTCCGGAGCTTTTTGAAACGGGGTTGACCGTCATGACTTCGCCGATTCGGGTGATCCCTCCCGACAGCCTCGACCCAAGGCTCAAGTGCATCGGGCGGTATGCCTCGAACATCCTCGCAAAACAGTACGCCAATCGGATCGGGGCGGGCGACGGCCTGATGCTGAATCACCAGGGCTATGTCGCCGAAGGCACAGGCAACAACGTGTTCCTTGTTCAAAAGGGGGTGGTGCGGACGCCCCATCCGGCTTCAGGGATACTCAAGGGGATCACTCGGGACACCGTGATCGGCCATGCCGAAGAGGCGGGGATCGAGGTGCGGGAGGAGCTGTTGACCCCGTTTGACTTCTATGCCGCCGATGAGGCGTTCTTTACGGGGACCGCCACCGAAGTGATCCCGATGATCTCGCTCGACGGGAACAAGATCGGTTGCGGCCGCCCTGGCGAAGTCACGCTTGAACTGATGCGGCGCTTCCGTAAGGCGACGGAGACCGGTACGGCATTTTGA
- a CDS encoding translation elongation factor Ts translates to MEISAELVKRLRSETDAPLMECKAALQEAKGDFERAKAILREKGKAAAAKRSDRSTSAGLVVVALSDDQKQAGAVVLESETDFVAKNDDFVALAEQLAKAFLASDPGSDPNAVAVDGKTAGAWVEEAIGKIRENIRIGDAVRFSADSPVSVYVHHDKTKAALVGMKGDNPALQEIGRKIAIQCVAFPPDVIRRADLSQEMLDREIETETQRALNEGKPENIARNIAQGRVNKEYVKRVVLLEQDFYADASKTVSTYLAEQVKEGGSAEVVAFRYLAVGKT, encoded by the coding sequence ATGGAAATCAGTGCAGAGTTAGTAAAGAGGCTCCGCAGCGAAACGGACGCCCCGCTGATGGAGTGTAAGGCCGCGCTTCAGGAAGCGAAGGGCGACTTCGAGCGGGCTAAGGCCATCTTGCGAGAAAAGGGAAAGGCTGCAGCTGCGAAGCGGTCGGACCGGTCGACTTCGGCGGGCCTTGTCGTCGTCGCCTTGTCGGACGACCAGAAGCAGGCAGGGGCGGTGGTTCTCGAAAGTGAAACCGACTTCGTGGCCAAGAACGACGACTTCGTCGCGCTCGCCGAGCAACTGGCCAAGGCGTTTCTTGCGTCGGACCCTGGTTCTGACCCCAACGCGGTTGCCGTCGACGGAAAGACAGCGGGCGCGTGGGTTGAAGAGGCCATCGGAAAGATCCGCGAGAACATCCGGATCGGCGACGCGGTTCGGTTCTCCGCCGACTCGCCCGTTTCGGTATACGTCCACCACGACAAAACGAAGGCAGCTTTGGTTGGGATGAAGGGTGACAACCCGGCGCTTCAGGAAATCGGGCGCAAGATTGCCATCCAATGCGTTGCGTTCCCGCCTGACGTGATCCGACGCGCCGACTTGTCCCAAGAGATGCTCGACCGCGAGATCGAAACCGAAACGCAGCGGGCCCTGAACGAAGGCAAGCCTGAGAACATCGCTCGAAACATCGCTCAAGGCCGAGTCAATAAGGAGTATGTGAAGCGGGTCGTGCTGCTGGAACAGGACTTCTACGCCGACGCGTCGAAAACCGTGAGCACGTACCTTGCCGAACAGGTAAAAGAGGGAGGCTCCGCCGAAGTGGTGGCCTTCCGATACCTCGCCGTCGGCAAGACGTAG
- a CDS encoding methylase (involved in ubiquinone/menaquinone biosynthesis), with amino-acid sequence MKEGGWIESADAWQKFVDEGDSNRTHLLDEVMLRLCGDVNRVVILDVGCGEGRFGKMLAELGASVVGIDPVRALLASAKEKGLSRLARSRGERLPFSNGAFDKVVSYVTFVDIEGFEEAVAEIARVLRPGGRCVVSNVTPISTCSSGWVKDSEGRKLHWPVHRYFEYPGGVQSWRGITVMQHHRTLERFFGAFLRSGFLLREYLEPIPTPAALEADPGMADLSIAPLFHAMLWERSSF; translated from the coding sequence ATGAAAGAGGGAGGTTGGATCGAGTCCGCGGACGCCTGGCAGAAGTTCGTCGACGAGGGCGACTCAAACCGAACGCACCTGCTCGACGAGGTCATGCTGAGGCTCTGTGGCGACGTGAACAGGGTAGTGATCCTCGATGTCGGCTGCGGTGAAGGGCGATTCGGCAAAATGCTCGCCGAACTCGGGGCAAGCGTTGTGGGTATCGACCCCGTCCGGGCCTTGCTTGCCTCAGCGAAAGAAAAGGGCCTCAGCCGCCTAGCCCGGTCTCGCGGCGAGCGCCTTCCGTTTTCCAACGGCGCGTTCGACAAAGTCGTTTCCTACGTCACGTTCGTCGACATCGAAGGCTTCGAGGAAGCGGTTGCCGAGATCGCCAGGGTGTTGCGGCCGGGGGGACGATGCGTCGTGAGCAATGTGACTCCGATCTCCACCTGTTCTTCGGGTTGGGTGAAGGACTCCGAGGGGAGGAAGCTCCATTGGCCCGTTCACCGCTACTTCGAGTATCCCGGCGGGGTCCAGTCGTGGCGCGGAATCACCGTGATGCAGCACCATCGGACGCTGGAGCGGTTCTTCGGCGCGTTCCTTCGGAGCGGGTTTCTGTTGAGGGAGTACCTCGAACCGATCCCCACCCCCGCAGCGCTTGAGGCCGACCCCGGTATGGCGGACCTCTCGATCGCGCCGCTGTTCCATGCGATGCTGTGGGAGCGCAGTTCTTTCTAG
- a CDS encoding RNA polymerase sigma factor, sigma-70 family: protein MPDDTLRDSQSEKRWLNALADGDPMAFSRLYEMYNERIYRYTFRLLGNKADAEDATQETFFRVLRRSSELRADGAFRTWIFRIARNLCIDRLRQHKLIELPVDAQDSGSEDRATLRITVQQALRDLPIEYRDPLVLCDLEDMPAREAADVLKISVPALKSRLYRGRKALRDKLGGTMEKLK, encoded by the coding sequence ATGCCTGATGACACGTTACGCGATTCGCAATCCGAGAAGCGTTGGCTCAACGCGCTCGCCGATGGGGACCCCATGGCGTTCAGTCGTTTGTACGAAATGTACAACGAGAGAATCTATAGGTATACCTTTCGGCTTCTTGGAAACAAAGCGGATGCCGAGGATGCGACCCAGGAGACCTTCTTTCGGGTCTTGCGGAGGTCCAGTGAACTGCGCGCCGACGGCGCCTTTCGCACATGGATATTCCGGATCGCTCGCAACCTCTGCATCGACAGGCTTCGGCAGCATAAGCTCATCGAACTCCCTGTCGACGCGCAAGATTCAGGCTCTGAGGATCGAGCCACTCTGAGGATCACGGTTCAGCAGGCGCTTCGAGATTTGCCGATCGAATACCGTGACCCCTTGGTGCTATGTGACTTGGAAGACATGCCGGCGCGAGAGGCGGCGGATGTCCTCAAAATAAGCGTCCCGGCCCTCAAGTCGCGGCTCTACCGAGGACGAAAAGCCTTGAGAGACAAATTAGGTGGGACGATGGAGAAACTGAAATGA